In bacterium 336/3, the following proteins share a genomic window:
- a CDS encoding carbon-nitrogen hydrolase codes for MNESNLLQVGLAQIAPVWLNKLKTLEKIKEAIIEAAHKKCELVVFGEGLLPGYPFWLALTNGAEWNASIQKEIHAHYIRNAIQIETNELSDVCKLAKEHKIAIYLGIIERAHNRGGHSLYCSLVYINEFGEIKSVHRKLQPTYDERLTWSQGDGNGLQVHPLKQFTVGGLNCWENWMPLPRTALYGLGENLHIAVWPGSIRNTHDITRFIAKEGRSFVVSVSALMRKEDFPLDTPHIEKILENAPDILTDGGSCVASPDGEWVLEPVVNQEGVFTAILDFNKVLEERQNFDAVGHYSRPDVTKLIVNRERQAIVHFTEN; via the coding sequence ATGAATGAATCTAATTTATTGCAAGTTGGGCTGGCTCAAATAGCTCCTGTTTGGCTTAATAAACTCAAAACTTTAGAAAAAATAAAAGAAGCAATTATAGAAGCTGCTCACAAAAAATGTGAGTTAGTAGTTTTTGGTGAAGGTTTACTCCCTGGATATCCTTTTTGGCTTGCCCTCACTAATGGAGCAGAATGGAATGCTTCCATACAAAAAGAAATACATGCCCATTATATCCGAAATGCCATCCAAATAGAAACTAATGAACTTTCAGATGTTTGTAAGCTTGCTAAAGAACATAAAATCGCTATTTATTTAGGAATTATTGAAAGAGCTCATAATAGAGGAGGGCATAGTTTGTATTGCTCTTTGGTATATATCAATGAGTTTGGTGAAATAAAATCTGTACATCGAAAATTGCAACCCACTTATGATGAGCGTCTTACATGGTCTCAAGGTGATGGAAATGGGTTGCAGGTACACCCACTCAAACAATTTACAGTAGGAGGGCTAAACTGTTGGGAAAACTGGATGCCTTTACCCCGAACAGCTCTATATGGTCTAGGTGAAAATTTACATATTGCTGTATGGCCTGGGAGCATTCGCAATACACACGATATCACAAGATTTATAGCTAAAGAAGGTCGTTCTTTTGTAGTGTCAGTTTCAGCATTAATGAGAAAAGAAGATTTTCCTTTGGATACACCTCATATTGAAAAAATATTAGAAAATGCTCCTGATATACTCACTGATGGAGGTTCTTGTGTAGCTTCGCCAGATGGTGAATGGGTCTTAGAGCCTGTTGTAAATCAGGAAGGTGTTTTTACAGCAATCTTAGATTTTAATAAAGTGTTAGAAGAAAGACAAAATTTTGATGCTGTGGGGCATTACTCACGTCCTGATGTGACAAAGCTCATTGTAAACCGAGAAAGGCAGGCTATTGTACATTTTACTGAAAATTAA
- a CDS encoding DinB superfamily protein, whose protein sequence is MNIQTLQTLFRRDLEKLKSEIELYQNEATIWLIEPNISNSAGNLCLHLIGNLNHFIGTILGKTDYVRNRELEFSEKNVPRTKLTEQIEKTIEVVEQSLSKVSENQLQEEYPLVVLGKATSTHYFLFHLIAHLSYHLGQINYHRRLLDK, encoded by the coding sequence ATGAATATTCAAACACTTCAAACTTTATTTCGAAGAGATTTAGAAAAACTTAAATCGGAAATAGAACTTTATCAGAATGAGGCTACTATCTGGCTCATAGAACCAAATATTTCAAACTCAGCAGGGAATTTATGTTTGCACTTAATAGGCAATTTGAACCATTTTATTGGGACTATTTTAGGAAAAACAGATTATGTAAGGAATAGAGAATTAGAATTCTCAGAAAAAAATGTGCCTAGAACCAAACTGACTGAACAGATTGAGAAAACCATAGAAGTTGTGGAGCAATCCTTATCAAAAGTGTCCGAAAATCAACTACAAGAAGAGTATCCTTTGGTTGTTTTGGGTAAAGCTACTTCTACACATTATTTTTTGTTTCACTTGATAGCTCATTTATCATATCATTTAGGTCAAATCAATTATCACCGAAGATTACTAGATAAATAG
- a CDS encoding epimerase: protein MKLLIIGATGGTGQYVVKQALALGHNITAFVRNPNNFKISHANLKVIQGDVMVLSSLQTAMQNQEAVICCLGAPALKAGKLRSVGTENIIKAMNENGVSRLICQSSLGFGDSAVMLNNASFFTKYFIIPFILRKTLKEHHVQESLIKKSNLNWTIIRPATMDNGPFTGIYKHGFPYTDTNLKLKISKADVADFLVTQLTSTTYQGKITGISY from the coding sequence ATGAAACTACTCATTATCGGAGCGACAGGTGGTACTGGGCAATATGTTGTAAAACAAGCTCTTGCCCTTGGACATAATATAACGGCATTTGTTCGTAATCCCAACAATTTTAAAATTTCTCATGCAAATCTAAAAGTTATTCAAGGTGATGTCATGGTACTATCCTCTTTACAAACAGCAATGCAAAATCAAGAGGCAGTTATTTGTTGCCTTGGTGCACCAGCTCTCAAGGCTGGAAAGTTGCGGTCTGTTGGAACAGAAAATATTATCAAAGCTATGAATGAAAATGGTGTATCTCGTTTGATATGCCAATCATCATTAGGATTTGGAGATAGTGCTGTGATGTTGAACAATGCTTCATTTTTTACAAAATACTTTATCATTCCATTTATTTTAAGGAAAACCTTGAAAGAGCATCACGTACAAGAAAGTCTGATAAAAAAAAGTAATTTAAACTGGACAATTATTAGACCTGCCACTATGGATAATGGACCATTTACTGGCATTTATAAGCATGGTTTTCCATATACAGATACTAATTTAAAACTTAAAATTTCAAAGGCAGATGTAGCAGATTTCTTAGTTACTCAATTGACTTCTACCACTTATCAAGGTAAAATTACAGGTATTTCTTATTAA